A genomic segment from Aegilops tauschii subsp. strangulata cultivar AL8/78 chromosome 1, Aet v6.0, whole genome shotgun sequence encodes:
- the LOC109751530 gene encoding uncharacterized protein — translation MAERFFSGTSTAAPPFDDAGIILLSGPPCCGKTSLLFQFAINRAAESGRHVVFICSKGRLENSPPFLSQGVEPSLSVLQRIQIKYIEDDEGIRKYFAAFHLLDDFPAAVIVDDFTGFFSERSCQLRYGNTRARDLALVRILALCQNAISHANAKLGTIGSCNLLLSDVHQGDNPRSLFIYKRWIGSIYTIQGDGLGSYLLKNISTPQSGTKEARAAKYSIALQYLVLEEIKE, via the exons ATGGCGGAGAGGTTCTTCTCCGGCACGTCCACCGCCGCACCTCCGTTCGACGACGCCGGCATCATCCTCCTCTCGGGCCCTCCGTGCTG CGGGAAGACCTCGCTCCTTTTCCAGTTCGCCATAAACCGTGCGGCGGAGAGCGGTCGGCACGTGGTGTTCATTTGCAGCAAGGGGAGGTTGGAGAACAGCCCCCCCTTCTTGTCCCAG GGTGTTGAGCCATCCCTGAGCGTGCTTCAGAGAATACAAATCAA ATACATTGAAGACGATGAGGGAATCAGGAAGTACTTCGCTGCATTTCACCTGCTTGACGACTTTCCTGCTGCAGTCATTGTCGATGATTTTACCGGTTTCTTTTCGGAGAG GAGCTGTCAGTTAAGATATGGAAATACTAGGGCTCGTGATCTAGCATTGGTTCGCATATTAGCGTTGTGTCAAAATGCTATTTCGCATGCAAA TGCAAAGCTTGGAACCATTGGATCTTGCAACCTCTTGCTCTCTGATGTACATCAAGGTGACAACCCAAGGTCCCTGTTCATCTACAAGAGATGGATAGGTTCCATATATACAATCCAAG GTGACGGCTTAGGTTCATATCTACTCAAGAACATTAGCACTCCACAAAGTGGAACCAAGGAAGCAAGAGCAGCTAAATACTCAATAGCTTTACAGTACCTTGTTCTTGAGGAAATAAAAGAATAA
- the LOC109751533 gene encoding uncharacterized protein encodes MATLKDAVARKPILATIRLLVPAGAARPAPPVGPALGFYRLNLMAFCKDFNARTQKYKAETPMQVTLTAYKDSTFEFVVKSPSVSWFLKKAAGIETASTRPGHNVVSSLTLRHVYEIAKLKQADPFCKHMSLEALCKSIIGTANSMGIEIVKDL; translated from the coding sequence ATGGCAACTCTGAAAGATGCAGTAGCACGGAAGCCTATACTGGCAACAATCCGCCTGCTTGTTCCAGCTGGTGCTGCACGTCCTGCACCACCAGTTGGTCCGGCACTCGGTTTTTATAGGCTCAATTTGATGGCATTCTGCAAGGATTTCAATGCAAGGACCCAGAAATACAAGGCAGAAACTCCTATGCAGGTCACGCTAACTGCCTACAAAGATAGCACTTTCGAGTTTGTAGTCAAGTCGCCGTCCGTTTCATGGTTCCTCAAGAAGGCAGCAGGAATTGAGACCGCCAGCACTCGTCCTGGTCACAACGTTGTGTCATCCCTAACACTCCGCCACGTTTATGAGATTGCAAAACTTAAACAAGCTGACCCCTTCTGCAAGCATATGTCGCTCGAGGCGTTGTGCAAATCTATCATTGGCACAGCTAACTCAATGGGCATTGAGATTGTCAAGGATCTCTGA